The segment TAAAAGAAATTACATTTAATGTTCATTGGAGGAAACAATTATGGTTTTTAAGAACAAGAAACATGCAGAAAGATTTTTTACTGCTTGTGCTGAGAATTGTATAAGCATGGATGATAAGACATTCTTGGCAGCCGTATATCTCCTTACATGTCGCAGGAAGCTCTGGGATGAGTTCAAGGACAAGGTGCTGATCGAGACGGGCATTCCTGATAGTGCATTTCATAAGTTCATTCCCAGAAATGCTGTTGAGGAAGCCTTGGCTACGGCTGCCTTTGATATCTTCCATATTTCCGATTGCATCTGCCTTACCGATCTGGGAGACCGAGATGAGGTCCCGGATGAAGCTTTTCTGGCTATTTGTCATGCGATCGGATACTTAAGGTTCGGTTTTAATGACGGACTCACTGAACCCTACACATTGGAATACGCGTAAGTGGAAGGAGGCATGATATGGCTATGATTAGACGAATTTTGGGAAAGAGGGGCAGAACTACTATCCCCTACGAGTTCAGGCAGATCCTCGATATGAGATATAACGATGTCCTGACATTTGCTATCAATGATGATCACAACTGCGTCGTCATCACCAAGGAAAAAATCTGTGACGATTGTGTCAAGAACATCAAGCGTCCGGATGAGATTCCTATCATGAGCATTCTTGAGCATCTGACCAGAGATGAAAAACTCCAGGTTACTTCCGCTCTCTTTGCAATGCTCATGACTGATAAGGATGGTGGTAACGATGCGACTTAAGATCTATCAGATTAACCCTGATAAGGATCCAGGCAGGCTCCGCTATATGGCATTCAAGCAGATCGAAAAGGTCGATCCGACCATGTACTTCAAGGTCTTGGATGCCGAAGTAGATGTCAAAGGTCTCGAGGAAGCATTCCTTAAGTTCAATAACGAAGGGCATCCGCTTCATAACGGCAGATCAATGTCAGTATCAGATATCGTGGTCACGGAAGACGGAGCCTTCTACTGTGATTCTTTCGGATTTAAGAAAACTGAATTCGACGAGTCTCAGGTGGATACTTCGAATCTTATCAAGGTTCTGTTTGTAAGGCCAAATGAGGATCCTTACGTGGCGGAGATCCCCGATACGCTTGAAGCTAAACAGAAAGCAGTCGGCGGATACATCGAATATGTCTACAACTCTGACGAGACGGCATTAGTCGGAGATGAAGAAGCAAAGCTTAAAGGCAAGATCGGAAATCGGTATTTGGACGGTGGCGGCATCATCGCCGGTGATTTTCTTATTGTCGGATTAGGCGAAGAGGACTGCAGATCCCTAACAAGTGAGGAGATTGACAAATATATGGAAAAATATTCCAATGCTCCGAGCATAACCCCTGAAGAGACAGCTGCAGATGTCGGCTTCAGATATATCAACTTTATGTAAATCTAGGAGGGAAATAATGAACAACACAAACACACTGCCTGAAGTAAAGGCAAAGATCACATGGAAGAATGATGATCCTACAGCTGCAAAGAAGGCGGCTGCTTCGATTACCATTGGCAACGTATTTCAGATCCACGGTATTAGTATCGTAGAAGGTCAGAAGGGCCTTTTTATATCGATGCCGCAGAGAGCATCCGAGAAGAACGGAGAGAAGAAGTACTTCGAAGTAGCTCATCCTACCACTGCTGAGATGAGGCAGGCTGTAACTGATGCGGTTATGAAGGCTTATGGTCAGGAGAGTAATATGGCTCAGGAAGCTGAAGTCTCTGAATCTGTTGTTGCACCAATAATGGGACAAAATATGTGATTTGGTCCCAATTCAAGCCTTCAAGTGTGGACTTTTCTTGATAATGCGAGTAGATTAAAGATAACAATCATTTCGATCTGATCGAAAGTCATATCAGGAGGTCACACTATGAAGACTTTAAGGTTAACCCTTGTAGTCTTGGCATCGGTTGTGATCCTCGGAATCGTCGGTTGCAATAATCGAGACTCAATAATCAGTGACGATACTGAGCTCACATCTCAATCATTAGAGGCTACAACAGCAACAACTGAAACTACGTCAGAAACGGATCCTGTTGCGACACCGACGGCTACATCTGCTCCAAGTGCAACAACTACTCCTACGCTTACAACTGTTCCAACTTCTACTTTGACTCCGACACCTGAAGTGGTAGAGAGTACATCGGCTACGGACGTTCAAGCTACGGAAGCGACGCAATCACAAGTCTCTGTAGAAACTGCAACAACTCAAGCTCCGACTGTCACGCAGGCTCCTACGGCTGCTTCCACACCAACATCAACTCCGATACCGACAGCAACACCTGAACCTACTGCTACTCCGACTCCTGAGCCAGTAGCGATTGATATCGATCAATCTGCCCGTGACAACGGATATGAGATCATTGATATCGATATGGGCAACGGAACAACTCAGAGAGTATATGGTTACTTTGTGGATATGTCTGGTTTGGATGCGAGAGTCAACGACTATCGTGAAAGCATTGGTCTTTCTCGATTGCCGACGGATACTGCTCATATTGAAGAGATGAAGATAAGAGCAGTTGAAGCTTCCATCCCCGGATACTTAAGCCATCAAAGACCAAATGGAAGCTGGGGTACTGAGGCGAATATAGTAAGTGGTACCGATGTTGATGACTGTTACCAGAGACTTTATGAGTCTGACGGACATCGTGCATCGTGGGAAGATGAATATGCGACCACCATTTATTCGGTCGGATTCAGACGAATGGTATTCGATGAAAGTACCGGAACCTGGTCTGGTGGCGGTGGAGCAACAGTTCAGTACACGGACTACAGCTTCTAAGAACAACTAAACATGCATTAGAAGAGCACCTTCATATCGAGGGTGCTTTTCTTATGCTCATTTTTCAGAAAGGAAAACAAAAATGGCAAAGACAAAAGAAACATTTAAAAGAATCTTGGCTACGGTCATAGCAACAGTTATCGGATTGACTCCGATAGCATCTGGTGTAAGAGTCAATGCCTGGGGCACACCGATTTCTTCCGGTACGATCCACATGACTGACAGCTCAAGAAGTGCCGAACTTTTCAACAGCAATAACGAGAATGATACGATTTCATGCAATGCCAAGGCAGTTGAGCGTGACGGCAGTTGGGTTCCCGTTTATTGCATTGAGAAAGGTAAGTCCCTTAATACGGGAGATACAGTTAATGCTGAGATGTACGAGAATGGTGACTGGTGCGATCAGTATGATATGTCTGTTAGGGATGCTGTAGGCATGATCTATGTCTGTGGATACAACGGTGAGAATGGTTGGGGTGTTACAGATACTAACATTTATAATCGTGATGCTTCAGCCGATGAACTCATGTCTAATGGTAACTACCAGAAGTATGTTGCTACACAGGCACTCATATGGGAAGCAGTTTCAGGTAATACTTATTATTCCAGGAACGATACCATTCAGGGTGAGATCAATGTTCTCAGAGGAAGGATAAGTAATTACAGGAACAGATCCGTAAGAGGAGCGGATTCTACCGGAAACATCTCACTCTACAGGTCTTCTTCTGATGCCCAGGCTAACCCCAATGGTCCAACTGCTGTTGAAGGTAACGGCACGGCACATTTTGCTTATCAGTACGATGGGTATACTCCGGCTAATAGCCGTGATCATTGGGGCCCTGTTGTCAACTATAATGGCAGCGATCTTACAACAACTACCGTTAATGAGCTTATTACCTTTGAGTGGAAAAGAGTTTATAACGGTGGTGTCGAGGCAGGTCAGGGCGGCGAGGTTATCTATGATCTTGACGATAATGATGCCGGCAATCTCTGGGGAGTTATTCTCTGGAGACCGGAGAATGGTAATCAGCTCTGTGTATCTGCTACAGGAACAGCGGAAAAGGTATATGCCTCGTTCATGTATGACTATGAGCGTGAAGATTTTCAGGCCGGTGCAACAATAACAACCGTCAAAGTTGATGATCTTGGTAATCCTTCAAGGGGTGCGACATTCACGGTCTACAACTCGGACGGATCTGTCTTTGGAACAATGACAGACGCCAATAACGACGGACACTATTCAATTTCTCTCCCATTTACAGTATTTGGAGATGATGGAACCAGATACTATCATGATGAAACAGCTGACGGCACACCTATAACATCTAACATCGTTCGTAATTTCACAGTTAGAGAAACTTCTCCTGCTACTGAAGTAAAGATTGATGGGTCCTGGAGATCTGCTACATTTGCTGCAAATGATACAACTTATTCCATCAATATAACTCTGACAAGAACCGGAGTCATGACATGGACAGCAACCGGTACTTCTGGCGGAACTTCCAACAGAAGTGGAAAAACCACTACTGCTACCATTGCTTTCGGTACATCCGGTCAGAACGGAAACACAGTTAACTACCAGCAGATCAATGCAAATGCTACCTTCACGATCAAGAAGGAAGATGAGCAGGGACATGATGCAAGAGGCGCAACGTTTGGTGTCTATACCAATACTGCCTGTACAACTGCAGCTGAGATCACACTCTCAGATCCTGACGGTGATGGTATCTACACATCTTCTCAGATCACATGGGGTAACAGATCCAGAACAGCGACGGCTCAGCCTGGTATCTACTACATAAGAGAAATCTCTCCAGCTACTGAGATCAAGGTTAATGGCTCCTGGAGAAGCGCTACTTGTGAACTCGATACAGCCATCAGGACTGTCCGTGTTGTCTGGAATCCTGCAGACGGATCCATCACGGCTTATCTTTATGAAGGTGCTATCTCCAACTTTGGTAATGCTACGGCACTTGTAACTAAGACTGGATCCTACAATGGAGTGACTTCTACTGTATCTGCCGATTTTACGAGCAAGCCCTGGAAGAACACGCCGTATGTGTACGCAAATGCTGATTTCTCTATCTTGAAGGTAGATGATCAGGGCCGTGCTGCCAGAGGAGCAGTCTTTACGGTATATTCCGATGAGGCCTGTACCAATACTGTTGGTACCATGAGCGATCCTGAAAACAACGGACACTATGTCTATAGTGGTATCTCTTTTACAAGGCAGCTTCGTACTGTGAGCTCGCAGCAGACAAAGGTCTACTACATTCGTGAGACAAGTCCAGCTACAGAGATCCTCTTTGATGGTGAATGGATCGAGATTGACTGTGCATCTGATGATTCTGTAAGGAAGATCACGATTACGTGGACCCCTTCAAGCGGAGCTATAAGCACTGTGCTTGAATGCGGAGACGATTCAATATCCGTTCCCGGATCTTACGATGAAACCACATTCACATCTACTGTACATGCTGATTTCTCTACATCTCCTGTGGTCAACCCCATCACATCAACCGGTTCTATGAGGATCGAGAAGTACGATGCCGAGACAGGCGAAAGACTTACCGGAGCTACATTCTGCGTATACAACGATGTAAATGGCAACGGCAGCTACGATGATGGCGATACAGTTTATGTAGAGGTTCTTACGGATGATGATGGTGACGGTATCTATCTTCTTGAAGAAATGCCTATCGATCACAGTTATCTTGTTATCGAAACTGAAGCTCCTGAATACTATGAGACAGATCCTAACTACTATGGATTCCGTCTTACTCCCAGAGTAAGGGATTATACAGTTGATAACATGACCTGGCCTGTAGTTGAAGGCATTCAGGGTGAATTCTTGAACCATAACCCTATCGTTGGAACAACTCTAACGGATGCTGAGACACTGGAGCACGTTACGATTGTTCGTGAGGAGATCACCCTCGTAGACACAGTCGAGTACAACGGACTTCATGTCGGTGAGACTTATGTTATGTGCGGAACGCTTTACGATAAGGAAAGTGGAGAAGAGATAACAACAGCCGACGTTACATTCACTCCTGAGAGTGTTGACGGAACGGTTGACGTTATCTTCACAGTTAATACTGAGGTGGCAAGGAACTGCACCTTTGTTGCCGGAGAGAGAGTAAGACATGAAGGCAGCGAAAAATGGGTTGGCATACATTTCGACCTCGAGGACGAAGGCCAGACTGTAAGAGTACCTGATATCCATACTACTCTCACTGATAACAGTACGGACGACCATGTTGCAGCTTATCCTACTGTTGAACTTACGGATGTCATCACCTACGAAAACCTTGTTCCTGGTCTTGAATATACCGTAACAGGCTATCTCATGGATAAGAACACAAATGAAGCCCTGAAGGATGCCAATTGCAATGTCGTCACTGCAACCGTATCTTTTACACCTGAAGAGGAAGACGGACAGGTCGAGGTAACATATACCTTTGACAGAGGACTGGCTGACAATACGATTCTTGTAGCTTATGAGAGCCTTTACTATGGTGATGTTCTGATAATCGCTCACGAGGATATCGATGATGTTGATCAGACAGTATATGTTCCTCAGATTCATACAACTCTTCTTGGTCAGGATACAGATGCACACGTGGCTGCTCAGGCAGGCAGTATCATTCTCATAGATACTGTTGCATTCAGCAATCTTCTTCCCGGCAAGACCTATACTCTTACAGGAACTCTTGTGAACAGAGATCTTGGTGACTTCGTTGTGGATGCATCCGGTAATGTTATCAGCAGCACGGTAACCTTTACACCTGAGACTGCAAACGGAACAGTCGATGTAGTCTTTACATTCGACAGCTCACTCCTCAATAACACGACACTGGTTGCTTTTGAGGAACTTCAGTACAACGGCATCAGGATCGCGACTCATAACGATATTACAGATATCGATCAGACAGTCAATATTCCTGATATTGGAACGACACTTTACGATCAGGAGCTTTCCGATGATCCTGATATGAGAGAGATGACCAGAGGCTACACCGAGGTTGCTCTCGTTGATGAAGTCTCTTACGAGAACATCACTCCGGGTCTTGAGTATACCGTTTTCGGAACGCTCATGATCAAGGAGACTGGTGAAGTGCTGAGAGATGAGGACGGTAATCCTGTCACAGCAAGTACTACATTTGTACCTGAAACAGCCAGCGGAACCGTTGATGTTGAATTCACTGTTGATCTTACAATGCTTGGAAACAAGCATATTGTTGCTTTCGAGACTCTCGAATACAACAACGTTGCTCTTGTTATCCATGCAGATCTTAGTGATGAGAATCAGACTGTAAGAGTCCCCGAGATAGGTACAACTCTTAAGGAAGACGAGACGCAGGATCATGTTGGAAGGATCGATGATGAGATCATCCTTGTAGATATGGTCTCCTATACAGGTCTTATCCCCGGTAAGACATATACCGTAACTGGCGTTCTTATGAATGCTGATACAGGCATGTTTATGAGGGATTCCGCAGGTGAAGTTATCACTTCTACAACTGAATTCACAGCCAATACAGGCAGCGGATTCGTTGAGATTGAGTTCCATATCGATGCCTCTCTGTTATCCGGCATGACAGTCGTTGCTTTTGAGAACATCGATTACGAAGGTGTCCATGTTGCAGTACATGCAGATATCACTGACAAAAACCAGACAGTTTACTTCCCTGAGATTGGAACAACAGCAACAGTTAATGGTGAAAAGATATTCAATCCTTCTGACACGATAACTCTGACTGATACTGTCTCCTACGAGAACCTTGTTCCCGGAAGAGACTACGAACTCAGAGGCCAGCTTATGACTTCTGCCGGTGTTCCGTTCACATGTGACGGTAATCCCGTAATCAGTGTCTTGAGGTTTACTCCTGAGACTGCTGACGGAACAGTTGATGTGACCTTCACATTCAGTGGCAAGGATCTGAGAGATGGCGACAGAATCGTTGTCTTTGAGCAGCTCTATCTGGTTCAGACCATCATTGGTGCAAACGGAGAAAGAACTGAAGAAACAGTACTTATCACAACACATGAAGATATCAATGACGAAGGACAGACCGTAACGGTAAGTGTTCCCACTACACCTCCTCCCGGTATTCCTTCGACAGGTGAAGAAGGAGGTTCTATGAGTACAGTAATCGGATTGATCGCAGTTGCTATCGGCGGAGCAATCGCATTTGTAGTCGTCAAAAGAAAAAGAAATGAATAATTGAAAGGAAGGTGGTTTCTATGACCAAACTTATTAAGGTGGGAAGATCCCACAAGTGGATCGTGACACTTCTCATGGTAGTTCTTATTGTGGGAGTCATGGCAGTGCCTTGTCTCGCTGCTGGTAGTGGCGGCGGTGGATCAGGTGGTAGCGGTGGTACCGGTGACGTAGCCTCCGCTGTTGAGAGTACTTGGAACGATGCAAGGACTCAGGTGGAGCAGATAGTCAACAATGTTGTATTCCCGGTTATTGATGTAATACTGTCGGTACTCTTCTTCGTGAAGGTGGCCACAAGTTACTTCGAGTACAGGAAGCACGGTCAGTTTGAGTTTGCAGCTCCATGTATACTCTTTGCCTGTCTTGTATTCTCGCTTACTGCACCTCTCTACATCTGGACAATAATCTGACGGAAAGGGCGGCTCGTTGAAACATACGGGCCGCTTTTTAATAAACAAGGAGGTGAGCGAAAATGTTTGAATGGATTTCAGAAGTCTTAGATATCGTATTTTATACGTGCATATCGTGCTTTGAAATCTTTACGATCATTACTCTCACGTTGCTCAGGGGGAGGTGATCGTAGATGTTTGATTGGCTTGAAGATCTGCTGGAAGGTCTTGGCGAACTGCTTGCCGAAGCTTTCGAAGGTATCGGAGAAGCAATAGCCGAAGTAATCTGGGATACGATGCTCAGGTGGCTTTATAATACTATCTTCGGAGCATTAGCGGATTTCTTTGAAGAGATCAACAGTCTAACAGTTGATATGTTTGAACTCGGTTGGATCCAGGCTGCTATACACCTTTTCCAGATGTTTGGCTGGGCTCTGTTTGTAACGGGTATGGTTGTCGCAATATTTGATGTGGCCATTGAATACCAACACGGAAGAGCCAATATCCAGAATACAGCACTGAATATCCTGAAAGGATTCTTTGCTGTAAGCCTGTTTACCACGGTTCCTGTTGAACTCTACAGATTCTGCGTTTCGCTTCAGAATACGTTTGCACATGATCTTATAGATGCGTTTATAACTACTCAGGCTTCACGAGATTATATGACTCTTGTGAAGGAAACGTTTGAATATGTTTTTACCAGTATGCTGGGTTTTCAGGGGCTTCTTACTCTGATATATCTGATTTCTTTTGGTTACTGCATAGTAAAACTGTTCTTTCAGAACATCAAACGAGGCGGTATCCTTCTGGTTCAGATTGCAGTCGGATCGCTGTATATGTTCTCCGTCCCGAGAGGCTATACAGATGGTTTCAACAACTGGATAAAACAGGTAATTGCGCTCTGTCTGACCGCATTCATGCAGACAACACTGATGTATCTGGGACTTCTTACTATGACAGACAGTCTGGTTTTGGGCCTGGGTATTATGTTTGCTGCCAATGAGGTCCCAAGGATAGCAGACAGATTTGGATTTGATTCAGTAGGACCTAACAGAATAAGCATTTCGAGCGCAGTTCATACAACTTATACAGCAGTTAATATAGCGAAAGCAGTTGGAAAGGCAGGTAAATAAGATGAATTATATATACCCTGAAAACTTGAAAGCAAAACCGACGATGTGGTTCTGGAGCTTGAAGGATTTCGTTATTCTCGGCATTGGAGTTCTGATATCGATCGTGTTTCTCATTCATCTACACAAGATCGTTCCTGCTGCGATTGTTCTGACTTACGGATTCCTGACCATCCGGCTTGATGATGCAACCATACTGGACTTCATCAAGTATGCGGTCAGGTATTTCATTACAACACAACAGGACTACAGATGGAGGTGAAGCAATGTCGATTTTTGACGCAATGGGAAGCAGAAGATCTGTGCAGGACCTTCTCGGGATCAAGAGATTTACCTCATATGGGCTCCTCACTAACAATGGGGAGCTCCTCTTTTATCAGGTGAATCCCGTCAACATATCAGTACTATCGCAGGTTTCGATAGAATCAAAGATCAGGCAGTTGATGCATGTACTGTCGACTATCCCGAATATCGAGATTGTATGCACGGACTCCTCGGAATGCTTCGATGACAACAAGATTTATCTGACAGAAAGATCCAACTATGAGATGAATCCGCAGATACGATCTCTACTTAAGAAAGACAAGGAATTCCTCGACAACATCCAACTCGAGATGGCAACGGCAAGACAGTTTGCTTTCGTAATGAGGTGCAAGAACCTCAAGCCGGAGCAAGTTTTTGGCATTATGAACCGTGTTGAGAAGGTGATCTCCGAGCAAGGCTTCGAGGTCAAACGCATGGCCAAGGAAGATATAAAGCGCTTTCTGGCACTGTACTTCGATGCTTCCTATAACGGAGAACACATCCCGGATGTTGACGGTGCTCAGTTTCTTGAGATCGAATATGAGGAATAACCCATAACTACAGGTTATGAGTTAAGGCAACCCATAACTTGAGGTTATGACCGTTGTAGGCTGTCAGTCCACACTCAGTGTTTACTGAGATGGGATAATCAACTTAGGTGGAAGGTGCTGTTATCCTGCGGATAACACGATGTTATTTGCTTGTAAAGCAAATCAATAATACTTGCCAATGAATCTGAAGGAAGGTATTCGCTATGAAACTGAAAGCACTATATTGTCCATATTGTGCAGGTACTGTAAAAATCGATCAATCGTCGAAAAAGAGGGAATACTATTGCATTCATTGTGGTCAGCCAATATACGTAGATGATGAAGTAAAACGATCTGAGCATAAAGAAATAATCGAGGATGTAGCCAAAATCCAGTATGTGAATTACAAGGAGAAGGTGGAGTTTGAGAAGTATCAGGTCTACAAACAAAACCTCGAAAGGTATTATAAGCACAAAAAGCTTGCCATTATTATTTCTTCATCTATATTGTTGGCTGGAATACTCATTACTGTGATATGCGAGACAATAGTCAAGGATGATGATAGTTTTCTTTGGGTTTTGGGTTTGTTTTTTATCTGGGGTTCAATATTGGGGCTTATGGGAGGAGTTTGTATGCAAAAACCAAAGTCGCCAGATGAACAACAAGCATATATAAAAGAAATGCAAATAGAAGCAGAAAAGGAAAAATCCTTTAACGAAAACTTCTGGGGAAAACACTAATGGATACGATTCCGGATTGTTGTAGTTAGAAAAAACATTTGTATACAGTCAGCGAGACAAGCCTCGGAGCAATCCGAGGTTTTATTTTGCCCCAAAACAGAAAGGATGTGATCAAATGGCAAAACAAAAACTCATGACTCCTGAGCAGGTTGAGGAGGTCCGCACCAAAGACTTCTTCGACTGTATTCTGCCGGGAGTCGTTAAATTCTATACGGATTACTACATATGTGGTAACTCGTATAAGTGTGCATGGGCGATAAAGAGTTACCCGCCCACTACTGACGCACAAGCACTTTTGTCACAGTTATCAGATAAGGCCGGAGTTACACTCCGGTTTTTTAATAGGCTCGTGGAACCCTTGGAACAGAGGAAAATCATCCAGGATGCTGCCCGTAAGAACACGATGCAGTCCACAAGTAATGATGTAAACGAGACGATCCAAGCGAGCGAGAACCTTCAGGATGTTGTGGAGATGCTCAGTAATCTCCGTAAGAATAAGGAGCCTCTTCTTCATTCATCTATATTCATCGAGCTTAAAGCGAACAGCATCGATAATCTTAAGGAACTCCAGTCAGAGATTGATATGGAACTCCAGAGATCTCATATCGAGGTGGATAAGCTCATGTTAAGGCAGAAGGAAGGATTTCTTTCAGTCGTTCCTATGGGATCCAACCAGTTTGGAGATCAGTTCGAGAGAGTCCTTCCGGCAAGCTCCGTGGCGAATTTCTTTCCGTTTAACTTTAGCGGTAAGACGGATCCCAAGGGGCTTTATCTCGGAAGAGACAAGTACGGAACCAACATTCTCGTTGATTTCGACCGACGAGCCGAAGACAAGACGACCAGCAATATTCTGATCCTTGGTAACTCAGGTCAGGGTAAGTCCTACCTTATGAAGCTCATTCTCACCAATATCCGTGAGTCCGGTAAGAGCATTATCGTTCTCGATCCGGAGCACGAGTACGAGGATCTGTGTAACAATCTTGGTGGGTGCTACATCGATTTCACTACCGGTGAACACATTATCAACCCCCTTGAACCTAAGGCATGGTCCGATGGTAACGAGGATTTCGATAAGGATTCGCCGGAAGCTTTTCGTAAAGCTACACGCCTGTCGCAGCACATTTCCTTCCTGAAGGACTTCTTCAAGACCTATAACGACGACTTCAAACAGAAGCATATCGATACCATCGAGATCCTTCTGAAGAAGCTTTACAGCAGGTTCGGTATAGAAGATAACACCGATTTCAAGAGGCTTAAGACCACGGACTATCCTACGGTTCAGGACTTCTACGATATCTGTGAGGAAGAGTTCTACTCTTATGATGAGCATCGAAAGTACCTTTATACCATGGACATCCTGCAGGATATCTGCCTCGGGATCAACTCGATGTGCAAAGGTGCCGAGAGCAAATACTTCAACGGACATACCAATATCTCGGACGATAAGTTCCTTGTTTTCGGTGTTAAGGGACTCATGGATACCAACAAGAAACTCAAGGATGCGATGCTCTTTAATATTCTTTCCTATATGAGTAACAAGCTCCTCGGGGAAGGATACACGGCAGCATCCATCGATGAGCTCTATCTTTTCCTGACAAACATGACGGCGATCGAGTATATCCGTAACGCCATGAAGCGAGTTCGTAAAAAGGAATCGACGGTTATTCTGGCTTCCCAGAACATCGAGGACTTCTTGATACCAGGGATTAAGGAGCTGACGAAGCCGCTCTTCGGCATCCCGACACATCAGTTTATGTTTAATCCTGGACAGATCAACCCGAAGGATTTCATGGATGCGCTGCAGATCGAGCCGTCTGAATATGAGCTGATCAAGTATCCGGAGCGAGGAACTTGCCTGTACCGATGCGGTAATGAGAGGTATCTGCTTCAGGTCAAGGCGCCTGATTATAAGGCGGAACTTTTCGGAAAGGCAGGTGGCCGATGAGTGCTACTGTTGCTGCGATACTCAAAAAAGTCGGCATTGCGATTGCCTCAAATAAGAAGGCCAGGCAAAAGATCGGGATACTCATCCTGTCGATACTGATCGGACTCCTGATGCCAATCGCAGCAATGTTGGCGGTCTTCTCTGGTCATATCGAGTTCACTGATGACATGATCCAGGAAGTTCTCGACAATCTTGACGAGGATGAAATGGATAAGATTCAGGATGTCCAGGACACACT is part of the Ruminococcaceae bacterium KH2T8 genome and harbors:
- a CDS encoding YodL-like, encoding MRLKIYQINPDKDPGRLRYMAFKQIEKVDPTMYFKVLDAEVDVKGLEEAFLKFNNEGHPLHNGRSMSVSDIVVTEDGAFYCDSFGFKKTEFDESQVDTSNLIKVLFVRPNEDPYVAEIPDTLEAKQKAVGGYIEYVYNSDETALVGDEEAKLKGKIGNRYLDGGGIIAGDFLIVGLGEEDCRSLTSEEIDKYMEKYSNAPSITPEETAADVGFRYINFM
- a CDS encoding stage V sporulation protein G; translated protein: MNNTNTLPEVKAKITWKNDDPTAAKKAAASITIGNVFQIHGISIVEGQKGLFISMPQRASEKNGEKKYFEVAHPTTAEMRQAVTDAVMKAYGQESNMAQEAEVSESVVAPIMGQNM
- a CDS encoding LPXTG-motif cell wall anchor domain-containing protein codes for the protein MAKTKETFKRILATVIATVIGLTPIASGVRVNAWGTPISSGTIHMTDSSRSAELFNSNNENDTISCNAKAVERDGSWVPVYCIEKGKSLNTGDTVNAEMYENGDWCDQYDMSVRDAVGMIYVCGYNGENGWGVTDTNIYNRDASADELMSNGNYQKYVATQALIWEAVSGNTYYSRNDTIQGEINVLRGRISNYRNRSVRGADSTGNISLYRSSSDAQANPNGPTAVEGNGTAHFAYQYDGYTPANSRDHWGPVVNYNGSDLTTTTVNELITFEWKRVYNGGVEAGQGGEVIYDLDDNDAGNLWGVILWRPENGNQLCVSATGTAEKVYASFMYDYEREDFQAGATITTVKVDDLGNPSRGATFTVYNSDGSVFGTMTDANNDGHYSISLPFTVFGDDGTRYYHDETADGTPITSNIVRNFTVRETSPATEVKIDGSWRSATFAANDTTYSINITLTRTGVMTWTATGTSGGTSNRSGKTTTATIAFGTSGQNGNTVNYQQINANATFTIKKEDEQGHDARGATFGVYTNTACTTAAEITLSDPDGDGIYTSSQITWGNRSRTATAQPGIYYIREISPATEIKVNGSWRSATCELDTAIRTVRVVWNPADGSITAYLYEGAISNFGNATALVTKTGSYNGVTSTVSADFTSKPWKNTPYVYANADFSILKVDDQGRAARGAVFTVYSDEACTNTVGTMSDPENNGHYVYSGISFTRQLRTVSSQQTKVYYIRETSPATEILFDGEWIEIDCASDDSVRKITITWTPSSGAISTVLECGDDSISVPGSYDETTFTSTVHADFSTSPVVNPITSTGSMRIEKYDAETGERLTGATFCVYNDVNGNGSYDDGDTVYVEVLTDDDGDGIYLLEEMPIDHSYLVIETEAPEYYETDPNYYGFRLTPRVRDYTVDNMTWPVVEGIQGEFLNHNPIVGTTLTDAETLEHVTIVREEITLVDTVEYNGLHVGETYVMCGTLYDKESGEEITTADVTFTPESVDGTVDVIFTVNTEVARNCTFVAGERVRHEGSEKWVGIHFDLEDEGQTVRVPDIHTTLTDNSTDDHVAAYPTVELTDVITYENLVPGLEYTVTGYLMDKNTNEALKDANCNVVTATVSFTPEEEDGQVEVTYTFDRGLADNTILVAYESLYYGDVLIIAHEDIDDVDQTVYVPQIHTTLLGQDTDAHVAAQAGSIILIDTVAFSNLLPGKTYTLTGTLVNRDLGDFVVDASGNVISSTVTFTPETANGTVDVVFTFDSSLLNNTTLVAFEELQYNGIRIATHNDITDIDQTVNIPDIGTTLYDQELSDDPDMREMTRGYTEVALVDEVSYENITPGLEYTVFGTLMIKETGEVLRDEDGNPVTASTTFVPETASGTVDVEFTVDLTMLGNKHIVAFETLEYNNVALVIHADLSDENQTVRVPEIGTTLKEDETQDHVGRIDDEIILVDMVSYTGLIPGKTYTVTGVLMNADTGMFMRDSAGEVITSTTEFTANTGSGFVEIEFHIDASLLSGMTVVAFENIDYEGVHVAVHADITDKNQTVYFPEIGTTATVNGEKIFNPSDTITLTDTVSYENLVPGRDYELRGQLMTSAGVPFTCDGNPVISVLRFTPETADGTVDVTFTFSGKDLRDGDRIVVFEQLYLVQTIIGANGERTEETVLITTHEDINDEGQTVTVSVPTTPPPGIPSTGEEGGSMSTVIGLIAVAIGGAIAFVVVKRKRNE